The Epilithonimonas zeae genome contains the following window.
CAATCACATTTGAAAAACCTAAATAAGAATAATTAACAAAAGTATCAGAATCTTTATCCTCAGAAGGAACAAATTTTACAGTTCCATAAGCTGTTTGTAAGACGTTGTTCTTAAAAACATATTGTTTTGAATCCAAACTGTTTTGGTAAGCTAGGGAATCTTTCAAATATTCTTCTTTAGAAATCGGTTTTAAATAGTTATCAAATTCATATTGCTCTTTGCTGATAAATGATTCTGTTTTTTCGAGATCAACGATTTTCTCTTTATTGTAATCAAAAGTATAGTCTTTGATTGTTTTATTGTGCAGATTATCAGGCTCTTTCTTACAAGATAAAATGCCAAATATCAAAAGTAGTGCAATCAGATTTTTCATAGATAATTATTTATATTGCTAAATCAAAAGTTATATATTTTGTTTTTCCATTCACTCTTGTAGCTCTGGTATTGATTTTTTTATTTCCCGAAGGTTTGTAGCCTACATGTACCCAATTGGGTTCGCTCTTAGTTCCATATTCCCAAATTATCTGGTGGTAAGTCAGATTATCTTTTACATATTTGAAGATCTGTTTATTAGTAATACCATTGGTACCTTGGATATCTAATGCTTGGCCAAAACGATGTTGCGATGTGCTGGAACCTCCTACTTTTTTATTGACAGCCTCACTCCTGAAAACGCTTGTCAGTCTAACATTGCCATTGAACTTGTCATAAATTTTATCATAAATATTGATACCAAGTTGTTTTAGATTTTCTTTTTCTGCAGCACTTGGTTTATTGTCTAAACCATTTTTCTTAGCTGTATCACTCTTTATTGCTTGTGCTAAACTTAGATGGACGCTTAACATTCCTTCTTTGGGAGTTTCTGGTGTTTTTGCAACAGGAGCAGCCTTAGTAGTTGAACATTTGAATTCCTTAGGTTTGTTGTTTTCTCCTTCTTTGACACTGTTGTGATAACGTTCTAATATTTCGGATCTTTGAATTTTTTTGTCATTTTTATGTTCTCCAGTACTTTTTGTATCCACACTTGCATTTTGTCTGTACTCTTCTGTACCGCTTTCATATAAAACAAAATCATCAGCTTTTCCGACACCTTTGGGCGCAAAAACATGTAAATAAATATCTTCAGGGCTTTTTATTTTACTTTTACTGTCTTCAAAATATTTTTTAACATAATCTAATTGATTGACTTCGCCCATTTTTGCTAATTTCAATTTCAACTCGTGTAGTTTATCAAAACCAGTTCCGGATTTGAATTCTCCTATTGCCTGCAAAGCCGCTTGTGTAAACTGAATTAAACCTACAGCTCTGGAACTTTTGGAAATTATTTTCCCATTTTTATCTTTTTTGTACAACCAAAAATCATCTTTAGTAATTGAGTTTACATCCTGTAAAGACTTACCCATAATTTGATGTGCTTTAAAAGATCCTGCAGTTTCAACATTCATTACGGCCATTAGACCATTTGCCATTTGCATTTTTCTGTCTTCTCCCCAAAGTTCCAGACATATTTGTACCACTTTTTTCCTGAATTCGCAGCTAACTGCTCCTCCCCAAACCAGATCTTTATATTGTTCTTGGCAGATACATTTAGCTTTGGTGTCCTGTTTATTGTTTTTATCAACAACAGCTGGACTCTTCAATTTTTCAACCTCCATCAAACCATCAGAATCCACTCCGAATTTTTTAGATTCTCCGGAAATTTCTAAAGGAATTACTTCGATAAAATAATTTTGTTTTTCGTTATCAGAATCTCCCCAAACTCCGGACATTCCTTTTGAGAAAACATTATTGTTTAGAGTGAATCCACTTGTAACAATAGAATCGTAATCTACACGGATTTTTGCACTTCTGTAAACTTCGTCGTGTGAAGTGATTGAATCGTATTCCCAGACAACATATTGGATGTGTTTACCTTTTAGATTCTGGGAATCAACTCTTACACGGATTTTGTCACCAATTTTAACCTTG
Protein-coding sequences here:
- a CDS encoding D-Ala-D-Ala carboxypeptidase family metallohydrolase → MATIIGNQNPKVGETNFYEIRIFSSLPFFNPGSKYEWYLFKKQKNGNWIDITKNGTPKTGTKVDYTFFEPVAGDLFEIRIFEIKQALPPSAQSTKTLYGKLEVKPTASKIGQIDKVVLFNRGKKDVNKANYRDTLIAQAFCTGLFGQEIEFQLWEDDAPGEGHNPEINKNNKIPRVYKAIVNEKGIAEAKISLSADEKVMRQIANKYLMKGDKDEGANHEYYVTATHLGKGEKASQVNVNVANPDYKPKPKENTPKFPATPASKTQKQPDTKGKIIDAYFVDANEKKLTKVKIGDKIRVRVDSQNLKGKHIQYVVWEYDSITSHDEVYRSAKIRVDYDSIVTSGFTLNNNVFSKGMSGVWGDSDNEKQNYFIEVIPLEISGESKKFGVDSDGLMEVEKLKSPAVVDKNNKQDTKAKCICQEQYKDLVWGGAVSCEFRKKVVQICLELWGEDRKMQMANGLMAVMNVETAGSFKAHQIMGKSLQDVNSITKDDFWLYKKDKNGKIISKSSRAVGLIQFTQAALQAIGEFKSGTGFDKLHELKLKLAKMGEVNQLDYVKKYFEDSKSKIKSPEDIYLHVFAPKGVGKADDFVLYESGTEEYRQNASVDTKSTGEHKNDKKIQRSEILERYHNSVKEGENNKPKEFKCSTTKAAPVAKTPETPKEGMLSVHLSLAQAIKSDTAKKNGLDNKPSAAEKENLKQLGINIYDKIYDKFNGNVRLTSVFRSEAVNKKVGGSSTSQHRFGQALDIQGTNGITNKQIFKYVKDNLTYHQIIWEYGTKSEPNWVHVGYKPSGNKKINTRATRVNGKTKYITFDLAI